In the genome of Bernardetia sp., one region contains:
- the rpsJ gene encoding 30S ribosomal protein S10 — MSQKIRIKLKSYDHNLVDKSAEKIVKAVKNTGAVVSGPIPLPTKKEKFTVLRSPHVNKKSREQFQLCTYKRLIDIHSSSPKTVDALMKLELASGVDVEIKV; from the coding sequence ATGTCTCAAAAAATTAGAATCAAACTTAAATCTTACGACCATAACTTGGTTGATAAGTCGGCTGAAAAAATCGTTAAGGCTGTAAAAAATACTGGAGCAGTGGTTAGTGGTCCTATTCCATTGCCAACAAAGAAAGAGAAGTTTACTGTACTTCGTTCTCCTCACGTAAACAAGAAATCTCGTGAGCAGTTCCAACTTTGTACGTATAAGCGTCTTATCGATATTCACTCAAGCAGCCCTAAAACAGTAGATGCTTTGATGAAATTAGAGCTTGCATCAGGTGTTGATGTAGAAATCAAAGTCTAG
- the fusA gene encoding elongation factor G, with translation MSKKDLKFRRNIGIMAHIDAGKTTTTERILYYTGISHKIGEVHDGAATMDWMEQEQERGITITSAATTTSWKYPTDDKSMDIAGKTNEYQINIIDTPGHVDFTVEVERSLRVLDGSVALFCAVSGVEPQSETVWRQADKYGVPRICFVNKMDRAGADFFSAVKDIKATLGANAVPMQIPIGSEENFKGVVDLIEKRAIVWDDATQGMSFNTIDIPAELMDEVEEYRNNLLEEVAVMDEDLFMKYDEDPDSITPDEIRVAVRKAVMSMTIFPVFCGSAFKNKGVQAVLDAACAYLPSPLDLPPVKGTNPDTGKEEVRNPNEDEPFTALAFKIATDPFVGRLCFMRVYAGALDSGSYILNNRTGKKERISRLMQMHSNKQNPIERVGAGDICAGVGFKEIKTGDTLTSEKNPLVLEELTFPEPVIGYAIEPKKQADQDKLALAITKLVEEDPTLRVNTDEETGQTIIRGMGELHLEIIMDRMKREFKVEVNQGAPQVAYKEAFTNSVEHREVYKKQSGGKGKFADVQFEIGPAEDPENQKEGVLEFVDEIKGGVIPKEFVPAIKKGFEEAMKNGVLAGFPVVGMRVRVFFGSFHSVDSDAISFEMAAKMGYKEAGKKAGAKILEPIMDVEVVCPEEFTGSVIGDLNRRRGMPKGQQMKGTGVVIKADVPLSELFGYVTSLRTITSGRGAASLTFSHYSEVPNNIAEQVIAETKGMKTA, from the coding sequence ATGTCTAAAAAAGACCTAAAATTCCGCCGAAATATAGGCATCATGGCTCACATTGATGCTGGAAAAACAACCACTACAGAGCGCATTCTCTACTATACAGGTATCAGTCACAAAATTGGTGAGGTACATGATGGAGCTGCGACTATGGACTGGATGGAGCAAGAGCAAGAACGTGGTATTACTATCACTTCGGCAGCTACAACAACTAGCTGGAAATACCCTACTGACGATAAGAGTATGGATATTGCTGGCAAAACAAACGAATATCAAATCAATATCATCGATACTCCCGGTCACGTTGATTTTACCGTAGAGGTAGAGCGTTCGCTTAGAGTATTGGATGGTTCAGTTGCTCTTTTCTGTGCAGTTTCTGGGGTTGAGCCTCAATCTGAAACTGTTTGGAGACAAGCAGATAAATATGGTGTTCCTCGTATTTGTTTTGTAAACAAAATGGATAGAGCAGGAGCAGACTTTTTCAGTGCAGTAAAAGATATCAAAGCTACTTTAGGTGCAAATGCAGTTCCTATGCAAATTCCTATCGGCTCTGAAGAAAACTTCAAAGGCGTAGTAGATTTGATTGAGAAGCGTGCTATCGTATGGGACGATGCTACTCAAGGTATGTCATTCAACACGATTGATATTCCAGCAGAATTGATGGACGAAGTAGAAGAGTATCGCAACAATCTTTTAGAAGAAGTTGCTGTAATGGATGAAGATTTGTTCATGAAATATGACGAAGATCCAGACTCTATCACTCCAGACGAAATCCGTGTAGCTGTTCGTAAGGCAGTTATGTCAATGACTATCTTCCCAGTTTTCTGTGGTAGTGCATTTAAAAACAAAGGTGTACAGGCTGTTTTGGATGCTGCATGTGCTTATCTTCCTTCTCCACTTGATTTGCCACCAGTAAAAGGTACAAATCCTGACACAGGAAAAGAAGAAGTACGTAACCCGAATGAAGATGAGCCTTTTACAGCACTTGCATTTAAGATTGCTACTGACCCATTTGTAGGTCGTCTTTGCTTTATGCGTGTGTATGCTGGTGCATTGGATTCAGGTTCTTATATCTTGAACAACCGTACTGGTAAGAAAGAGCGTATTTCTCGTTTGATGCAAATGCACTCTAACAAACAAAATCCTATTGAAAGAGTAGGTGCTGGTGATATTTGTGCAGGTGTTGGTTTTAAAGAAATCAAAACGGGTGATACACTTACATCAGAGAAAAACCCATTAGTTTTGGAAGAACTTACGTTCCCAGAGCCAGTAATCGGATATGCGATTGAGCCTAAAAAGCAAGCAGACCAAGACAAACTTGCTTTGGCTATTACTAAACTCGTAGAAGAAGACCCTACACTTCGTGTAAATACAGACGAAGAAACTGGTCAGACTATTATCCGTGGTATGGGAGAGCTTCACCTTGAAATTATCATGGACAGAATGAAGCGTGAGTTTAAAGTAGAAGTAAACCAAGGTGCGCCACAGGTAGCTTACAAAGAAGCATTCACTAACAGTGTTGAACACCGTGAGGTATATAAGAAGCAGTCTGGTGGTAAAGGTAAATTTGCTGATGTTCAGTTTGAAATCGGACCAGCAGAAGATCCAGAAAACCAAAAAGAAGGCGTTCTTGAGTTTGTAGATGAGATTAAAGGTGGTGTAATTCCTAAGGAATTTGTACCTGCAATCAAGAAAGGATTTGAAGAAGCTATGAAAAATGGTGTACTTGCAGGCTTCCCAGTTGTGGGTATGCGTGTACGTGTATTCTTTGGTTCTTTCCACAGTGTCGATTCAGATGCTATTTCGTTTGAAATGGCTGCTAAAATGGGTTACAAAGAAGCTGGTAAGAAAGCAGGAGCAAAAATTCTTGAGCCAATTATGGATGTAGAAGTTGTTTGTCCTGAAGAATTTACAGGTTCTGTAATCGGTGACTTGAACCGTCGTCGTGGTATGCCTAAAGGTCAGCAAATGAAAGGTACAGGCGTTGTAATCAAAGCAGACGTTCCATTGTCAGAATTGTTTGGTTATGTTACTTCACTTCGTACTATCACATCTGGTCGTGGTGCTGCTTCACTTACATTCTCTCACTACTCAGAAGTGCCGAACAACATCGCAGAACAAGTAATTGCAGAAACTAAAGGTATGAAAACTGCCTAA
- the rpsG gene encoding 30S ribosomal protein S7: MRKHKPKKRDILPDPKFGDVVVTKFVNNLMYSGKKSLAYEIFYGALDRIEEKMKKDDPSVNGLEIFKKALANVTPGVEVKSRRVGGATFQVPTEVRPERKMSLGMKWLINFSRRRNERNMTDRLAAEFMAAAKGEGAAVKRKDDTHRMAEANKAFSHFRF, from the coding sequence ATGAGAAAGCATAAACCAAAAAAGCGAGATATTCTTCCTGATCCAAAATTTGGTGATGTAGTAGTAACTAAGTTTGTAAATAACTTAATGTACTCTGGTAAGAAAAGTCTTGCTTACGAAATTTTCTACGGCGCACTAGACCGTATCGAAGAAAAAATGAAAAAAGACGATCCTTCTGTAAATGGATTAGAGATTTTCAAAAAAGCATTGGCTAATGTAACTCCAGGTGTGGAGGTAAAAAGCCGTCGTGTAGGTGGAGCTACGTTCCAAGTACCTACAGAAGTTCGTCCAGAGCGTAAAATGTCTTTGGGTATGAAATGGCTTATCAATTTCTCTCGTCGTCGTAACGAGCGCAACATGACTGACCGTTTGGCTGCTGAATTTATGGCTGCTGCAAAAGGTGAAGGTGCTGCTGTTAAGCGTAAAGACGATACACACCGTATGGCAGAGGCGAACAAAGCGTTCTCTCACTTCCGTTTCTAA
- the rpsL gene encoding 30S ribosomal protein S12, with translation MPTIQQLVRKGRKEIIKKSKSPALDSCPQKRGVCTRVYTTTPKKPNSAMRKVSKVRLSNGIEVIAYIPGEGHNLQEHSIVLVRGGRVKDLPGVRYHIVRGALDTSGVQGRKQSRSKYGAKRPKPGAAEPAKKK, from the coding sequence ATGCCTACTATTCAACAATTAGTTCGCAAGGGACGCAAAGAAATCATTAAAAAATCGAAATCTCCAGCTTTGGATTCTTGTCCTCAGAAGCGTGGAGTATGTACTCGTGTTTATACGACTACACCTAAGAAGCCAAACTCAGCGATGCGTAAGGTTTCTAAAGTTCGTTTGTCTAATGGTATCGAAGTAATTGCGTATATCCCAGGCGAAGGACACAACCTTCAAGAACACTCAATCGTACTCGTACGTGGTGGTCGTGTAAAAGACTTACCAGGTGTTCGTTATCATATCGTTCGTGGTGCTTTAGATACCTCTGGAGTTCAAGGTCGTAAGCAATCACGCTCTAAATACGGCGCAAAACGCCCTAAACCAGGAGCAGCAGAACCTGCAAAGAAAAAATAA
- a CDS encoding penicillin-binding protein 1A, producing the protein MLKKSLFIKIIKITWAAFGLGLFFVTMWVLAIQEDFGGYFGGMPDLKELENPNSNVASEIYSSDGVLMGKYYRENRTPVPLDEISPNVINALVATEDIRFREHSGIDLISLMRVAKGLIRFKPDGGGSTISQQLAKNLFSTRTERYHGAWTTPDNNKILRMGIIKFKEWMLSVKLERSYTKDEILYWYLNTVDFGRNAFGIKVAAKTYFDKEPIDLTLPEAATLVGMLKAPTYYNAIGNPDKSKFRRNVVFGQMKQYNYITNQEFEELKKEPLVTNENYSEVDAHHNGLAPYFRTVVRNRVMQWCKENGYDLFADGLRIYTTIDSRMQQHAEGAAKGHMKELQANFFKQWKGKNPWRDEYGKEIENFLERAQKRTERYRLTREKYDGDSALIAQDMEKQMNEPIKMKVFDWNSEGFEKDSVMTPLDSIKYYKHFMHIGMMAMDPHTGQIKAWVGGVNHKHFQFDHVQQGRRQPGSTFKPIVYATAISEKKFHPCFQVTDVPKTFNLESGGTWTAKNSGGYSGQTMTLRQGLARSVNTIAAYLIGELDAKNGASKVIEYARRMGIEAPLDPVPALALGVSDVSVYEMVGAYGTFNNEGNWTEPIFITRIEDKNGRVIRDFSPKTRPALSEEDAKTMLYMLTGAGEERGGTALGLWKYKFRKAGVQIAGKTGTTQNYSDGWFMGMTKNLVVGTWVGGDDRSIHFNNYAYGQGARMAMPVFGMFMDSLYMDSTITDYVLPKEPLIKKSDLSIDVDCSKYNRSGILDTIPIMPTRGSIEDGIM; encoded by the coding sequence ATGCTGAAAAAATCCTTATTTATAAAAATAATCAAAATCACTTGGGCAGCCTTCGGACTAGGGCTATTTTTTGTTACAATGTGGGTTTTGGCAATTCAAGAAGACTTTGGAGGTTATTTTGGTGGAATGCCAGACCTCAAAGAATTAGAAAATCCTAATAGTAATGTTGCTTCCGAAATCTATTCTTCTGATGGAGTTTTGATGGGAAAGTATTATAGAGAAAACAGAACGCCTGTTCCTCTTGATGAAATTTCTCCTAATGTAATTAATGCTCTAGTAGCTACAGAAGATATACGTTTTAGAGAACATTCAGGTATAGACTTAATCAGTTTGATGCGTGTAGCTAAAGGACTTATTAGATTTAAGCCAGACGGAGGAGGAAGTACAATTTCGCAGCAGCTTGCCAAAAATTTGTTCAGTACTCGTACAGAACGCTATCATGGAGCATGGACAACACCAGATAATAATAAAATTCTCAGAATGGGAATTATTAAGTTTAAGGAATGGATGCTTTCAGTGAAGTTAGAACGTTCTTACACGAAAGATGAAATTTTGTATTGGTATCTCAATACAGTAGATTTTGGTAGAAATGCCTTTGGAATAAAAGTAGCAGCAAAAACCTACTTTGATAAAGAACCTATTGACCTCACACTTCCAGAAGCTGCAACACTTGTCGGAATGCTTAAAGCTCCTACTTATTATAATGCTATCGGAAATCCAGATAAATCTAAGTTTCGTAGAAATGTTGTCTTTGGACAGATGAAACAATACAATTATATCACTAATCAAGAATTTGAAGAGTTAAAAAAAGAACCTCTTGTAACCAATGAAAATTATAGCGAAGTAGATGCTCATCATAACGGGCTTGCTCCTTATTTCAGAACTGTGGTTAGAAATAGAGTAATGCAATGGTGTAAAGAAAACGGATACGATTTGTTTGCTGATGGTTTGAGAATTTATACTACCATTGATTCAAGAATGCAACAGCACGCTGAAGGGGCAGCAAAAGGACACATGAAAGAGCTTCAAGCCAACTTTTTTAAGCAATGGAAAGGCAAAAATCCTTGGCGAGACGAATATGGAAAGGAAATAGAAAACTTTTTAGAAAGAGCGCAAAAAAGAACAGAGCGTTATCGTCTTACAAGAGAAAAATATGATGGCGATTCTGCTTTGATAGCTCAAGATATGGAAAAGCAGATGAACGAGCCTATCAAAATGAAGGTATTTGATTGGAATAGTGAAGGATTTGAAAAAGATTCTGTTATGACACCATTGGATTCCATCAAATATTACAAGCATTTTATGCACATCGGAATGATGGCAATGGATCCACATACTGGACAGATAAAAGCATGGGTAGGTGGAGTAAATCACAAACATTTTCAATTTGACCACGTACAGCAAGGACGCAGACAACCAGGTTCTACCTTCAAACCTATTGTATATGCAACAGCTATTTCAGAAAAGAAATTTCATCCTTGTTTTCAAGTTACAGATGTTCCAAAAACATTTAACTTAGAATCTGGGGGAACTTGGACAGCCAAAAATAGTGGTGGGTATAGTGGACAAACCATGACACTTCGCCAAGGTTTGGCTCGTTCGGTCAATACAATTGCAGCTTACCTTATTGGAGAGCTAGATGCTAAGAATGGCGCAAGTAAAGTCATTGAGTATGCTCGCAGAATGGGGATAGAAGCTCCTTTAGACCCTGTTCCTGCTCTTGCATTGGGAGTAAGTGATGTTTCTGTTTATGAAATGGTTGGGGCGTATGGAACATTCAATAATGAAGGTAATTGGACAGAGCCTATTTTCATTACTCGTATAGAAGATAAAAACGGTCGTGTGATTCGTGATTTTTCTCCAAAAACTCGCCCTGCACTTTCAGAAGAAGATGCCAAAACAATGCTTTACATGCTTACAGGAGCAGGTGAAGAGCGAGGAGGTACAGCTTTAGGACTTTGGAAATATAAATTTAGAAAGGCTGGAGTTCAAATAGCAGGAAAAACAGGAACTACACAAAATTATTCTGATGGTTGGTTTATGGGAATGACAAAAAACCTAGTTGTCGGAACGTGGGTAGGAGGAGACGACAGAAGTATTCACTTCAATAATTATGCTTACGGACAAGGGGCAAGAATGGCTATGCCAGTCTTTGGAATGTTTATGGATTCCCTCTATATGGATTCTACCATTACAGATTATGTATTGCCAAAAGAGCCATTAATCAAAAAATCAGATTTGTCTATTGATGTAGATTGTAGTAAATACAATCGCTCTGGAATATTAGATACTATTCCTATTATGCCAACTAGAGGAAGTATAGAAGACGGAATTATGTAA
- a CDS encoding asparagine synthetase B, which produces MKKNLILSLLIVFFVCISNITKANQMLIAMDETQKNHLKAYGIAFAVLKQEMTVEWLLNYRGGSFMFDYSRVFEEEMRLRGVSFEIISEAQANQIRNQIAKADVNQDVVKLEVAPKIAVYSPKSKQPWDDAVTLVLTYAEIPYDVIFDDEIMQDKLPEYDWLHLHHEDFTGQYGKFYASYSGQKWYQDQQREYEEVAKKYGFKKVSELKLAVVKKIQGYCLGGGFMFAMCSATDTYDIALAAEGIDICDRVYDGDPADPAANKKLKFDNTFAFKDFKLVLNPFEYEYSNIDNSYRQRTGITEKNDYFELFQFSAKWDPIPTMLTQNHQTKIKGFMGQTTAFRKDLVKSDVVVMGEFKTVNEVRYIHGTMGKGTWTFYGGHDPEDYQHYVGEPPTDLNLHPQSPGYRLILNNILFPAAKKKKRKT; this is translated from the coding sequence ATGAAAAAAAATCTTATTCTATCATTACTAATTGTATTTTTTGTCTGTATTTCCAACATCACAAAAGCTAATCAGATGTTGATTGCGATGGATGAGACACAGAAAAACCACTTGAAAGCCTACGGAATTGCCTTTGCTGTTTTGAAGCAAGAAATGACTGTCGAATGGCTTCTAAATTATCGTGGAGGTAGTTTTATGTTTGACTACTCACGAGTGTTTGAGGAAGAAATGCGCCTACGTGGAGTAAGTTTTGAAATAATATCAGAAGCACAAGCCAATCAGATTCGTAATCAGATTGCAAAAGCTGATGTCAATCAAGATGTTGTCAAGCTAGAAGTTGCTCCAAAAATAGCTGTATATTCTCCAAAATCGAAGCAGCCGTGGGATGATGCTGTTACACTTGTTCTTACCTATGCCGAAATTCCGTATGACGTCATTTTTGATGATGAAATTATGCAAGATAAACTCCCAGAATACGACTGGTTACACCTTCATCACGAAGATTTCACTGGACAGTACGGAAAGTTTTATGCCAGCTATTCAGGGCAAAAATGGTATCAAGACCAGCAGAGAGAGTATGAAGAAGTAGCTAAAAAATATGGCTTCAAAAAAGTTTCAGAGCTAAAACTTGCTGTTGTGAAGAAAATTCAAGGCTACTGCTTGGGTGGTGGATTTATGTTTGCTATGTGTTCGGCAACCGATACGTATGATATTGCACTTGCAGCCGAAGGAATTGATATTTGTGATAGAGTTTATGATGGCGACCCAGCCGACCCAGCAGCCAATAAAAAACTCAAATTTGACAATACATTTGCTTTCAAAGACTTTAAACTTGTATTGAATCCATTTGAATACGAATACTCAAACATAGACAACAGTTATCGTCAGCGTACAGGTATTACAGAGAAGAATGATTATTTTGAGTTGTTTCAGTTTTCTGCCAAATGGGATCCTATTCCTACTATGCTTACCCAAAATCATCAAACAAAAATCAAAGGATTTATGGGACAAACTACAGCTTTTAGAAAAGATTTAGTCAAGTCAGATGTTGTGGTAATGGGAGAATTCAAAACTGTAAATGAAGTGCGTTATATTCACGGAACAATGGGAAAAGGAACGTGGACATTCTATGGAGGACACGACCCAGAAGATTATCAGCATTACGTAGGAGAGCCTCCAACCGACTTAAATCTCCATCCACAATCTCCGGGGTATAGGTTAATTTTGAATAATATTCTTTTTCCTGCTGCCAAGAAGAAAAAACGTAAGACTTAA